From Schizosaccharomyces pombe strain 972h- genome assembly, chromosome: II, the proteins below share one genomic window:
- the mam33 gene encoding Mam33 family protein — translation MNSLRVLKIFRSVSRSIRIPASNGCINLGRNAYRVQLAKAPFSFSSIRRSSHTAGNPRSKLINALSSEIDYEKNQVLSEISLPPVNYDIEDVQGSAVVVLKAKHGDENIRITMNVSQDVTDAVPEEQDFTEFEDEQELQNQGESAEDEFPNEDLGRFQPCTIEISKPGNGALVFEATALDDGFDIENIYFSKDIDMLTSDSLEAEWKRRKQYLGPSFKELDPELQDLFHSYLEERKIDESLSSFIVSFGLTKELKEYINWLESVRQFLK, via the exons atgaattcaCTTAgggttttaaaaattttccgGTCAGTTTCGAGATCGATACGCATTCCAGCCTCGAATGGTTGCATCAATTTGGGAAGAAATGCTTACCGAGTGCAACTAGCTAAAGCTCCTTTCTCTTTTAGTTCTATTCGTAGATCATCTCATACTGCGGGAAATCCTAGAAGCAAGCTTATTAACGCTTTATCGTCTGAAATTGACTACGAAAAAAACCAAGTGCTGTCGGAAATTTCACTTCCACCTGTTAATTATGACATTGAAGATGTTCAAGGAAGCGCGGTTGTAGTGCTGAAAGCCAAGCATGGTGATGAAAA TATACGAATTACGATGAATGTTTCTCAAGATGTAACTGACGCCGTTCCTGAGGAGCAAGATTTTACTGAATTTGAAGACGAGCAAGAACTTCAAAATCAGGGAGAGTCTGCTGAAGATGAGTTTCCTAATGAGGATCTTGGAAGATTCCAACCCTGTACCATTGAAATTAGCAAACCGGGTAATGGTGCTTTGGTCTTTGAAGCTACTGCGTTAGATGACGGCTTTgacattgaaaatatttacttttcgAAAGATATAGACATGCTAACCTCTGATTCTCTTGAAGCTGAATGGAAGCGTCGTAAACAATACCTTGGTCCTTCTTTTAAGGAACTTGACCCTGAGTTGCAAGACCTTTTCCATAGTTACTTAGAAGAACGCAAGATTGACGAAAGCTTGTCTTCATTTATTGTTTCATTCGGATTAACAAAAGAGTTAAAGGAATACATCAATTGGTTGGAAAGTGTTcgtcaatttttgaagtaa